A single window of Shewanella sp. Choline-02u-19 DNA harbors:
- a CDS encoding glycerophosphodiester phosphodiesterase encodes MKIYAHRGASGCAPENTTKAFMKAVALGAKAVELDIHLVEGELYVFHDRRLDAKSSGKGLIDKATKDYLLSIFVSGEAIPKLTEVLAALKPHNIEVNIELKGLSVLPAFINLYASLLHEQNYDPSLLLISSFNHPMLKAFKQSFPCANVAPLIEGVPLNLAQVVTDLDAYSIHLGLSFVTEEMINDAHQRGAKVYVYTVDFADDITMLAALGVDGIFTNFPDKAITALAKH; translated from the coding sequence ATGAAAATATATGCTCATCGCGGCGCAAGTGGCTGCGCTCCTGAAAATACCACCAAAGCTTTTATGAAGGCGGTTGCACTAGGAGCAAAAGCCGTTGAGTTGGATATTCATTTGGTCGAAGGCGAACTCTATGTTTTTCACGATAGAAGGCTTGACGCCAAAAGCTCGGGTAAAGGGCTTATCGATAAAGCAACTAAAGATTATTTACTAAGTATCTTCGTCTCTGGTGAAGCGATTCCTAAGCTGACAGAGGTATTAGCCGCGTTAAAGCCTCACAATATTGAAGTCAATATAGAGCTTAAAGGCCTATCGGTGTTGCCCGCCTTTATTAACCTGTACGCTAGTCTGCTCCACGAGCAGAATTATGATCCAAGCTTATTGTTAATCTCATCTTTTAATCACCCGATGTTAAAAGCCTTTAAACAGTCTTTTCCTTGCGCCAATGTGGCGCCACTGATTGAGGGCGTGCCACTTAATTTAGCGCAAGTGGTCACCGATCTCGACGCCTACTCTATCCATTTAGGCCTCAGTTTTGTCACCGAAGAGATGATTAATGATGCACACCAACGCGGGGCTAAAGTTTATGTTTATACCGTGGATTTTGCCGACGACATAACAATGCTGGCGGCACTTGGAGTGGATGGCATCTTTACTAACTTTCCAGATAAAGCCATTACCGCATTAGCGAAACATTAA
- the asd gene encoding archaetidylserine decarboxylase (Phosphatidylserine decarboxylase is synthesized as a single chain precursor. Generation of the pyruvoyl active site from a Ser is coupled to cleavage of a Gly-Ser bond between the larger (beta) and smaller (alpha chains). It is an integral membrane protein.) produces the protein MDKVKIALQYIMPKHLVSRLVGKLAAAEMGAVTTAAIKWFIKQYKIDMSEAAQPAPEAYPTFNQFFTRALKPGIRPLCEDKDYIIHPVDGAVSQLGPIEDGRIFQAKGHDYSSLALLGNQANDAKRFEDGDFATIYLAPKDYHRIHMPIKGTLSKMTYVPGELFSVNPLTAQNVPGLFARNERVVAIFETEIGPIAMVLVGATIVASIETIWAGTVTPPTGQDVFTWDYPTEGPEALTLEKGEEMGRFKLGSTVVMLFAKDALDEFADGVEPTSITRMGQAFAKIED, from the coding sequence TTGGATAAAGTCAAAATTGCACTGCAATATATTATGCCAAAGCATTTGGTATCACGTCTTGTGGGTAAATTAGCCGCAGCTGAAATGGGTGCTGTCACCACGGCTGCAATTAAATGGTTTATTAAGCAATACAAAATTGATATGAGTGAAGCCGCTCAGCCCGCGCCTGAAGCTTATCCAACTTTCAATCAGTTTTTTACTCGTGCATTAAAGCCTGGCATTCGTCCACTATGTGAAGACAAAGATTACATCATCCACCCGGTGGATGGCGCAGTCAGTCAATTAGGTCCTATTGAAGATGGACGCATTTTTCAAGCAAAAGGCCATGACTATTCATCTCTAGCGTTACTCGGTAATCAGGCTAATGATGCAAAACGTTTTGAAGACGGTGATTTTGCTACCATTTATCTAGCGCCTAAAGATTATCATCGCATTCATATGCCAATAAAAGGCACTCTGTCTAAAATGACATATGTACCAGGTGAACTGTTTTCAGTTAACCCGCTAACCGCGCAAAATGTTCCAGGCTTATTCGCCCGGAATGAGCGTGTTGTGGCGATTTTCGAAACGGAAATTGGCCCTATAGCAATGGTACTTGTTGGGGCAACGATTGTGGCCAGCATTGAAACAATATGGGCTGGTACTGTTACGCCGCCAACAGGTCAAGACGTGTTTACTTGGGATTATCCCACTGAGGGGCCTGAGGCTCTTACCCTTGAAAAAGGTGAAGAAATGGGACGTTTCAAACTGGGCAGCACTGTCGTTATGCTATTTGCTAAAGACGCACTCGACGAGTTTGCTGACGGCGTAGAGCCAACAAGCATTACCCGTATGGGTCAAGCTTTTGCAAAAATTGAAGACTAA
- a CDS encoding D-2-hydroxyacid dehydrogenase: protein MGHKLLLLTRENERYRQLLASCHLPNIHILDDNPQNIFNADIWLAEPSLAAPILPHATNLKWMQSTFAGVDALVKPRQRRDYELTNVRGIFGPLMSEYLFGYLLAYQREHVKYRNQQAQKIWLPGSYKTLQGQNLLLLGTGSIAKHIAQTAKHFGMHVIGINRGAKPTKGFDEVDTLANLTHHLPRADAVASILPSTPETRGALNQHTLSLLKKEVVLFNLGRGDVLDLDSLYIQLIQNQQQQAILDVFNQEPLPEEHPIWSLDNVVITPHIAAPSFPEQVVEIFSENYRKWIKGEKLSHRVHFERGY from the coding sequence ATGGGACACAAGTTACTATTGCTTACCAGAGAAAATGAACGCTATCGTCAGCTTTTGGCTTCTTGCCATCTGCCTAATATTCACATTCTGGATGATAACCCACAAAATATTTTCAATGCCGACATCTGGCTCGCAGAACCCAGTCTCGCCGCCCCCATATTGCCCCATGCTACCAATTTGAAATGGATGCAGTCGACGTTTGCTGGAGTGGATGCACTCGTAAAACCGAGACAGCGCCGAGACTATGAGCTGACCAATGTGCGTGGCATTTTTGGTCCATTAATGAGTGAGTATCTGTTTGGTTATCTATTGGCGTATCAGCGAGAGCACGTCAAATATAGAAATCAGCAAGCTCAAAAAATTTGGCTTCCGGGTAGCTACAAAACGTTGCAAGGGCAAAACCTATTGCTGTTAGGAACAGGCTCCATTGCTAAGCATATAGCCCAAACAGCTAAACATTTCGGCATGCATGTCATTGGCATTAATCGTGGCGCAAAACCGACAAAAGGCTTCGATGAAGTCGACACGTTAGCCAACCTAACACACCACCTGCCTCGTGCTGATGCTGTCGCCAGTATTTTACCCAGTACCCCTGAAACACGAGGAGCACTCAACCAACATACGCTATCGTTGTTAAAAAAAGAGGTAGTGTTATTTAATCTCGGTAGAGGCGATGTACTCGATTTAGACTCCTTATACATTCAGCTGATCCAAAACCAGCAGCAACAAGCGATCCTTGACGTCTTTAATCAAGAACCTTTGCCTGAGGAACACCCTATTTGGTCACTCGACAATGTGGTGATTACGCCGCATATTGCCGCGCCAAGCTTTCCTGAGCAAGTGGTAGAGATCTTCTCAGAAAACTACCGTAAGTGGATAAAGGGGGAAAAGCTATCTCATCGAGTTCATTTCGAACGCGGCTATTAA
- a CDS encoding DUF3392 domain-containing protein: MSKLIEFISYLGSFIYPWLTEVSTAIIACALVVFGSDINRFLRRYLTGRSFIIRTFIFVLVNAFGYGLIIVKLSPLLAQYMAGVSSHWLFLLIIAIFFAIGGWAQRNKQV, encoded by the coding sequence ATGTCTAAATTAATTGAATTTATTAGCTATTTAGGTTCGTTTATCTATCCTTGGCTAACAGAAGTTTCAACTGCAATTATTGCTTGTGCACTTGTTGTATTTGGTAGTGATATTAACCGCTTTTTGCGCCGCTATTTAACGGGGCGATCTTTTATTATTCGAACATTCATTTTTGTCTTAGTAAATGCATTCGGCTATGGCTTAATCATTGTGAAGTTAAGCCCGCTACTAGCGCAATATATGGCTGGAGTATCTTCACACTGGTTGTTCCTGCTTATTATCGCGATTTTCTTTGCTATAGGGGGTTGGGCTCAACGAAATAAACAAGTTTAA
- a CDS encoding mechanosensitive ion channel domain-containing protein — protein sequence MHRFLLVFLCFICTIANANPSTQLEKRLGLSPSSNSSTPQEQLELLNNKISELSLTEESARALVQNFDQHKSNLLNQIREALQPLAWSNKQDLNQQGSLAYLRLSELKEIEVSLSNKINNLIKSLDSLPDALSKARATLTKHKKNRIASDQTLSNQILTTQEILYKQRVATLEAMLASSQKEIDLNQLQLKLVRQQLQQQEQLIERLNQEREIQRHKRTEAAIASSLLPESNGADPIAQSLSDANLGYGETLKSLNLKISQALTQQEQAEAQYQAQAKQLTNIQQQISWIKLNSAFGERFLQMLQALPKPPSQDPVQNDIANARLARYQIEQAQTVSLQQLNNVPKPTQLHAKLLVSQELLLQQLLQSYDLYLSELADLRVSNEQLNQQYLTLRDTLNEHLFWVPNANRIGGLWLTDLQQSVQWMIQQAPLQQLQTSFSEQGSLWSWWLILFIVSLIAQDIVTPKFKAAMRRELPFVGNVTQDKFIYTWHVFVNSVSYSLLKPLPIILAGAIFYTSSLNFVSAIGMGVIAIGAFYQLYRLVHLLALDKGLLINHFKAQRDVIRVGQERFKQLTIMVMPFLGFAAFAEIIDTSLVRNSLGRGAFIIFCLMLFWFYKDILNIANRGNKHHQNDKNRKLIQKLLWALLIMTPIACALLAFLGYYYTAFQMFLQLQISLILGLGFLLLYQLTKRWMLIERRRIAFERAKAKRAEVLAQREKGEVNAPEQLDTYEEPEVDLETISGQSLGLVRSLLLLAFLASIVGLWTQTHTALFSLLDGVTLWSSNTTLNGIEQQLPITLKSLLLSFIIVGFSMMIATNLPGLIELTILQRLDLSQGTGFALTTVSRYLVIFFGILSGFSTLGMEWSKLQWLVAALSVGLGFGLQEIFANFISGLIILFEKPVRIGDTVTIRDLTGTVSKIQIRATTIIDWDRKEIIVPNKAFITEQLINWSLSDPITRVIVYVSVARDSDPARVEAALYQAVQECDDALLTPEPEVWFAGFGQHTQDFEVRAYAKDMGTRWPLRHKLHKQISKKLRDNDLELAYPQLEVHLSTGQSKDVQSLIRT from the coding sequence ATGCATCGTTTTTTATTGGTTTTTCTGTGTTTTATTTGCACTATAGCCAACGCTAACCCGTCAACTCAACTTGAAAAAAGGTTGGGTTTAAGTCCTTCGAGCAATAGCAGTACGCCACAAGAACAACTCGAGCTACTCAACAATAAAATAAGTGAGTTATCTCTCACGGAAGAGAGCGCTAGAGCGCTGGTACAAAATTTTGATCAGCATAAATCGAATCTTCTGAATCAAATCAGAGAGGCGCTGCAGCCGCTCGCATGGTCAAATAAGCAAGACTTGAATCAACAAGGTTCGCTAGCGTACTTACGTTTATCTGAACTAAAAGAGATAGAAGTTAGCTTAAGCAATAAAATCAATAACTTAATAAAATCACTCGACAGCCTCCCCGATGCTTTAAGCAAGGCAAGAGCGACACTCACTAAACATAAAAAAAACCGTATAGCGAGTGATCAAACCCTATCAAACCAAATACTAACTACCCAGGAAATATTATATAAGCAGCGTGTCGCAACGTTAGAGGCGATGTTAGCAAGCAGCCAGAAAGAGATTGATCTCAATCAACTGCAGCTCAAATTGGTACGACAGCAACTACAGCAACAAGAGCAACTCATTGAACGCCTCAATCAAGAGCGAGAGATACAACGGCATAAACGTACAGAAGCTGCTATCGCAAGTAGTTTATTGCCTGAGTCAAATGGCGCAGACCCAATAGCCCAATCGCTTAGTGATGCGAATTTAGGCTATGGTGAAACACTAAAATCACTCAACTTAAAAATAAGCCAAGCGCTTACACAACAAGAGCAAGCAGAAGCTCAATACCAAGCTCAAGCTAAACAGCTAACCAATATCCAACAGCAGATAAGTTGGATTAAACTAAACTCCGCTTTTGGCGAGCGTTTTTTACAAATGTTGCAAGCACTTCCTAAGCCGCCAAGCCAAGACCCGGTCCAAAATGACATTGCCAATGCACGGCTAGCGCGCTATCAAATCGAACAGGCGCAAACCGTCAGTCTACAACAACTCAACAATGTGCCTAAGCCAACGCAACTGCACGCTAAATTGCTTGTCTCTCAAGAACTCTTATTGCAACAGTTATTACAAAGCTACGATCTGTACTTAAGTGAACTGGCTGATTTAAGAGTGAGTAATGAGCAGCTAAATCAACAGTATTTAACGTTAAGAGATACCCTAAACGAGCACCTATTCTGGGTGCCCAATGCTAATCGAATTGGCGGTTTGTGGCTTACCGATCTACAACAAAGTGTACAATGGATGATCCAGCAAGCGCCGTTACAGCAATTGCAAACATCATTCAGTGAACAGGGGAGCTTATGGTCTTGGTGGTTGATTTTATTCATCGTCAGCCTAATCGCGCAGGATATTGTTACCCCTAAGTTCAAAGCCGCCATGCGCCGCGAGTTACCTTTTGTTGGCAATGTCACCCAAGATAAATTTATTTATACTTGGCATGTGTTCGTTAACTCAGTCAGCTATAGCCTATTAAAGCCATTACCTATTATTTTAGCGGGGGCCATTTTCTATACTTCGAGTCTTAACTTTGTGTCAGCTATTGGCATGGGCGTTATCGCAATAGGGGCTTTTTACCAGCTCTATCGTCTTGTGCATTTACTTGCATTAGATAAAGGACTGTTAATCAACCACTTTAAAGCGCAACGTGATGTTATTCGTGTAGGGCAAGAGCGATTTAAACAACTCACGATTATGGTTATGCCATTTTTGGGATTTGCCGCATTTGCAGAGATCATCGACACCTCTCTTGTTAGAAATAGCCTTGGCCGCGGTGCATTCATTATTTTTTGCTTAATGCTGTTCTGGTTCTATAAAGATATTTTAAACATTGCTAATCGAGGCAATAAACATCATCAGAACGATAAAAATAGAAAACTGATCCAAAAACTACTTTGGGCATTGCTGATAATGACCCCTATTGCCTGTGCGTTATTAGCTTTTCTCGGCTACTACTACACTGCATTTCAAATGTTTTTACAGCTACAGATATCACTCATTTTAGGCTTAGGTTTCTTACTGTTATATCAATTAACCAAACGTTGGATGCTCATTGAAAGACGACGTATTGCGTTCGAACGCGCTAAAGCTAAACGTGCGGAGGTACTCGCCCAACGTGAGAAAGGCGAAGTAAACGCTCCTGAACAATTAGATACCTATGAAGAACCAGAGGTCGATTTAGAGACCATTTCAGGTCAATCTCTGGGCCTAGTCCGCTCATTGTTACTATTGGCATTTTTAGCCAGTATTGTAGGACTGTGGACCCAAACTCATACTGCGTTGTTCTCTTTGCTAGATGGGGTGACGTTATGGTCTAGTAATACCACGCTCAATGGCATTGAGCAGCAATTACCAATAACCTTAAAGTCATTGCTACTGTCATTTATCATTGTTGGTTTTTCGATGATGATAGCCACTAATCTGCCAGGTTTGATTGAGTTAACCATCCTGCAACGGCTCGATTTAAGCCAAGGTACTGGTTTTGCCCTCACGACAGTTAGCCGCTATCTGGTGATCTTCTTCGGTATATTAAGTGGTTTCTCAACACTCGGAATGGAGTGGTCTAAGCTGCAGTGGCTAGTCGCTGCATTATCGGTCGGCTTAGGTTTTGGTCTACAAGAGATCTTCGCTAATTTTATCTCTGGCTTGATCATTCTGTTTGAAAAACCAGTTCGAATTGGTGATACGGTGACGATCAGAGATCTCACCGGAACGGTAAGTAAAATTCAGATCCGAGCAACCACAATTATTGATTGGGATCGTAAAGAGATTATTGTGCCCAACAAGGCCTTTATTACCGAGCAGTTAATTAACTGGTCGCTGTCAGATCCTATTACACGCGTTATTGTTTATGTATCCGTTGCACGAGACTCCGATCCTGCTCGTGTTGAAGCAGCCCTTTATCAAGCGGTTCAAGAGTGTGATGATGCACTTCTAACGCCAGAGCCAGAAGTTTGGTTTGCAGGCTTTGGCCAACATACTCAAGACTTTGAAGTGAGAGCCTATGCAAAAGATATGGGCACTCGTTGGCCATTAAGACACAAACTGCACAAACAGATCAGCAAGAAGTTACGCGATAACGATTTAGAGCTCGCCTACCCTCAGCTAGAAGTTCATTTATCGACGGGACAGAGTAAAGATGTCCAAAGCTTGATAAGAACCTAA
- a CDS encoding bacterioferritin-associated ferredoxin, translated as MYVCLCHAITDTQIKEAVSQGDASLADVKKRLGVASQCGKCAKMATQIIQRQVDIEPNCYEVA; from the coding sequence ATGTACGTTTGCCTTTGTCATGCCATTACAGATACCCAGATTAAAGAAGCCGTTAGCCAAGGCGATGCTTCATTAGCGGATGTAAAGAAGCGTCTGGGCGTTGCAAGCCAATGTGGTAAATGTGCAAAGATGGCAACTCAAATAATCCAAAGACAAGTCGATATTGAACCCAATTGTTATGAAGTCGCTTAG
- a CDS encoding DMT family transporter — MNPSDKKTGLLELHLAVLLFGGTALFSKLIPLSALDITVLRCVVAAAVLALIVKLSKQKIALEAAKDYLVAIGLGIIVSLHWVTYFASMQLSSVAIGMIAFFTYPVMTVLIEPLVTKSKLKLADVISGILVLTGVALLIPEASLGNDVTLGIAIGVLSAALFTARNLLHKRYFSQYSGQQAMFYQTMVAVLFLAPWFTTEVSSIELNVWWLIVLLGVVFTAAPHALFTSALRLLSAKTVGLVSCLQPFYGAVLALLLLGEDLELKTVIGGTLVVATALFETQQSHKSQRIKKTI, encoded by the coding sequence TTGAATCCAAGTGATAAAAAAACAGGGCTACTTGAGCTGCATTTAGCGGTACTGCTTTTTGGTGGTACAGCCCTGTTTTCTAAACTCATCCCTTTAAGTGCGTTAGATATTACCGTACTGCGCTGTGTTGTCGCAGCAGCGGTACTCGCACTTATTGTTAAGCTGAGTAAGCAAAAAATAGCACTCGAGGCAGCAAAGGATTATCTCGTCGCTATTGGACTGGGTATTATCGTTAGTTTGCATTGGGTAACTTACTTCGCCTCAATGCAACTATCTTCAGTTGCAATTGGCATGATAGCCTTCTTTACTTACCCCGTTATGACGGTGCTCATTGAGCCATTGGTCACTAAATCCAAACTAAAACTTGCCGACGTCATCAGTGGTATTTTGGTATTGACCGGGGTGGCTTTACTTATCCCAGAGGCGAGTCTTGGCAACGATGTCACCCTCGGAATTGCCATTGGCGTACTCTCAGCTGCGCTATTCACCGCGAGAAATCTATTACATAAACGCTATTTTTCACAATATAGCGGTCAACAAGCAATGTTCTATCAAACCATGGTTGCAGTGCTTTTTCTTGCGCCATGGTTCACCACTGAAGTCAGCAGTATTGAGCTCAATGTTTGGTGGTTAATTGTATTACTCGGCGTGGTATTTACAGCAGCCCCTCATGCGCTATTTACCTCCGCACTGCGATTACTCAGCGCCAAAACCGTCGGTTTAGTGTCGTGTTTACAACCCTTTTATGGTGCGGTGTTGGCATTACTTCTTCTCGGTGAAGATCTTGAACTCAAGACCGTTATTGGTGGAACATTGGTCGTTGCCACTGCATTATTTGAAACGCAACAGAGCCATAAGTCACAACGGATTAAAAAGACTATATAG